The DNA window cgcagctgcttaagcttagtAAGCTCGCGCCACGCTTTTGCCGTTTGATGCACAAGACGCGTCTATTATCGCTTAGCGCATTGCAGCTCCAGAATCTTAAGGATGAACCGACGCCGCAACGAGTTGAAGTCTTGTCTGTTCCGGAAAACTTAAGCCAAACGCAACGCAACTTATTGGAATTTGTTACCGCCGAGATTATTGAGGAGCGTcgtgtgcagctgcagctcgaaCAGCCATATGTCATTGATGGCTTTACCGGCCATTTCTCCGGGTCAAAGGTGGAGCTAGTGCGTGAAACACCACAAGAGCgcattaatattttctttaatgtgAGCAAAAGTGTGCCACGTCGATGCGATGAGTCCGGTGACCTGAGTCCAGTGCGCAGCGTGCCCAAATTTGAGGTGTTAATTCGCCGCAATGATTTGCTGCTCTCCATATTCTGTGTCTATAAGCCAGCCGCCTTTGGTGAAACGGATGGAGAAGGGGATGCTGACGACGTTGTCTTTGAGATACAGGACTTATCGCTCTATAAGAATGGCTGGAATGATAGCTGCTTTACCATTGATGCCTCTTTGATTGATGATAACTTGCAGAGCATGTTATTGCATGTGCTGGAGGAGAAGGGTATTACCCAGGAGTTTGCCAGAAGACTCTCTGATATGGCCACAGCGCATGAGCATGCCTTGTATATAGAATTCTTAGAGAATTTATCGAAGTTCACCGTGGGCTTGCCACCGCCTCTCAAAGCGGACAATTAATGGTGTATAACAATAATTAGCTGTAACTGTCgcaagtaaattttaaaattgagcgCGAGCTCTAAATATCGATAGCAGCTCAAATATCAAAACGATAACAATTTGACAGTACTGTTGGATAGCAGTGTGTTTATTAACAGTAAGCTGTAACTATGCAAAAAATAAGGGCGCATTTTACAACCCATAAGATAATATAGCagttaaaaagttaaatgaaGATGTTCcttgttaaatattaagtagCTGTGTAGCTTGGAAGATtatgaaattgttgcagccCTCAGCAACAAGAGTCAAGCTTTGAATGCcatttgctgcaacagcaataccagttaacagcagcagtaactgCATCCCtgtcaaaatgaaaacaactgTAGAAGAGTATAGcaactgctgttgttattagtGCAATATTGTTATTAAGAAAACTAAGTTGAGTGCTATTGGCAATAGTGTAAGCGCgagtatgtttgtatgtatataattgtgTTTTGTGCTTATTATGCGCAGTCACAAAACAGAAAATCGGTTACAATACGCAATTATGCATGTGCAGCTGTGTAAGTGTGCaagcgtgtgtgcgtgtgaatgTGTGTTTCCTGTGTTGTAGTGAAAAAGAAGGCTGCGCAGTCGGCAGTACCATTGACAGCAGAGACAAAGCAACGAACGCAGTAAAAGTTCTTTGTCTGCAGGAAacgaaacagcagcagcagcagtagcggcAGCAAGCTGCACTCTTCCCATCCATCCGTtaaacagctgcaaatttgCAATAGTTGGAGTTACGCACACATCAatatttgtatctgtgtgtgtgtgtgtgtgtgtgtgcataagtgtgtgttcgtgtgcgAGAAATGCAAGTGCAACGAAACAAAGCAACAGATTACCACAagccataacaacaacaaagcccAAACAGTCAGTAAAATCGAGCGCTTTAATGCAGACGTGCTTGCGCCCGAAGAGAGAACGAAAGAACGGAACAAAGCTTGAGCAACAAAACCTATAATTAACATGTACTGCCAATGAACAattcctttatttttttttcgagtgcaagtgaaaagttttaaaaatgtctTCGGTGAATGTCAATCAGAATCAGCAAAAAGAGAGCCCTAGTCGCGACTCTACAGCTTCGACTTCGGGCCACATCTCCATGCTGGCAGAGAATACGTTGGAGTCGCTGTCACGAGATTATTCCCTGGTCAGCTTAAACTCGGCTGGCAGTCAGGATGAATTCTTTCGCTGTCGTGATCATGCCGACAGCGTACTCAAACGCATGCAACTCTATGTGGACAGTCAGCAGCTGTGTGATGTGGTGCTCATTGCAGCCATCGATGGTAAACGGTATGTTGAACAACATTCCAACAttcaaatacactttgattagaGTCGCACAAACTCAGAAGTTAATTAAGCATTATTAAATGATCAATAacttatatgtacatacatacatatatagaactATAGTTTATAATAATGAAAACAAGGAAACGTGACTGCTCTTTGCAAATGTTCACTAGTCCACTTAAGTCTTTTCCCTTGACCCAGCACTTGCCAAAAGTTATAGGCGTAGGGTCAGCTTCGCTTTAATTGGGAACATGGCCAAAAATAAACCGAACTGGACCCACTTGGTTTTTTCCGCGATACCCATTGCTCATTCGCAAATTTATCATCCGGCATATGGCAACTTGACCTTCACTTCAGCTCTCGAGTCTGTTCAGTTCACTCGCTAGCCTCCATTGTTTCTCACTGTGcgtctttttctctctctctctctctttctctctctgtcgcaaTTGGCAGCGCAGCACTAAGAACAATAGCTACGCGCTCTGCAGAAACGCAATTTCAGCAGCCAACAGTAAACGCAAAGCGCGTCGTTGTCCACTAATTGCTTTCTTcgttttcttatttttctGTAAGCAGCGAAAGAAGAGAATTTTTAAAACCCCTTGATTTTCTCCCCAGTTAGTCTTCAAGCAAGCCTGATTTACCGAAACAAGCGAGAAAACAAAGCCTTCTCTTTTCTTTCCATGCCAAAATATCGATTTGGGGTCACAGCAATAACAttttcacaaaaatatttaaaaaaaaaaatagtaataaataacatgaagttgttgctaaaaatttgtttatatattaggagaaatttttataaatgtcgGAGTAGAATAGGCTTCAATTTCTGGTGACTTTGAGTTACTTTTCTAATTAACACCTATAATTATCTTTGatgctttttattatgaataatatatttacatatatgtacataaacgTCAATTAACTTGACAAACGAAATAACAGCACAAATAAGCtcttatacaaattatacgttttaaataattatataggTTTGTATctccaaaaatatatatgtgtgtatatatatacatatataatatttgctttgttattcAGCTTGTCAAGTTAATGTGATGTTAGTATAAAGTTGAGCATACAAATCTAAATAAGGTTGTTTTTTATCTATCATTTGAATGGCAAAAATGATAACATTCATCGATTGTCGatttagtatttttgtttgtcagcTGAGCAGCACAGTCGATAGCTTGTAACGGATTTCTTTTGGGAACAGTttgtaaatatgcataatgtaaattgtttattgataaacaaatcaaaaagcgcatacaaaatatttatgaatacaatttaatgtactattttctttgtttgcaGTGTGCCCGCACATCGCTTGGTGCTATCCGCATCGAGTGCTTACTTCTCAGCTATGTTCACTGGATCGCTGCGCGAAACGAAAGAACATGAAGTGACGCTGGGCGATGTGAATGGTGATGCACTACAGCTGCTGGTGCAATATTGTTATACTGGCTTCATAGAGCTGCGCGAGGATACGGTGGAGACGCTGCTGGCCACCGCCTGtttgttgcaattgaattCTGTGGTCACGGCTTGTTGCAATTTTCTCGCACGCCAACTGCATCCATCAAACTGCCTGGGATTTGCGTTCTTTGCAGAGCAACAGAGCTGCACGACATTGTTACGGCTGGCGCAAGCATACACGTGTCAGTATTTTATGCAGGTGTGCCAGAACCAGGAGTTCTTTCAACTGAATTCTGATCAGCTGAGCAAGTTGCTGAGCAGCGATGATCTCAATGTGCCATCCGAACAAGATGTCTTTCACAGTCTAATGACCTGGGTGCGTCATGATGCTCCCGCACGGGAGCAGCATATACCTGAGCTGCTAGCGCTGGTGCGCTTGCCCTTGCTGCAGCCTGCCTTCATTATGGATCATGTGGAGACTGTATCCAGTGCTGCCGAGTGCCAACAGCTTGTGATGGAGGCCTTCAAGTGGCATCTTATGCCAGAGCGGCGGTCACGCATTGCCACTGAACGCACCACGCCACGCAAATCGACAGTTGGGCGACTGCTCGCTGTGGGCGGCATGGATGCACACAAGGGCGCCATCTGCATTGAAATCTATTGTCCGCGCTTGGACAAATGGACGCCCTGGAAGCATATGACTGGAAGGCGTCTACAATTCGGCGCCGCTGTGATGGAGGACAAGCTTATCCTTGTAGGCGGACGCGATGGACTTAAGACGCTTAACACTGTAGAAAGCTTGGACTTGAATACTATGGCCTGGGCGCCACTTAATCCTATGGCTACGCCACGTCATGGCCTGGGCGTTGCTGTACTTGAGGGACCGCTCTACGCTGTGGGCGGTCATGATGGATGGAGCTATCTCAACACGGTGGAGCGGTAAGCGTttattagcatatttaaaaaactttcatCTATTGCTTTATTAACAGTTGGGATCCAGTTGCGCGTACCTGGAGCTATGTGGCACCCATGTCTTCCATGCGTTCCACTGCTGGCGTTGCTGTCCTGAGTGGTCGCCTGTACGCTGTGGGCGGGCGTGATGGTTCTGTTTGTCATCGCTCTATCGAGTGCTACGACCCTCATACCAACAAATGGACACTGCTGGCGCCAATGAATCGTAGACGTGGTGGCGTGGGCGTaagttcaattcaattgtcCGCGCTGTTAGGATTTTACTGTATTGTACATGTTTCTCAATTTCTGCAGGTCACTGTGGCAAATGGTTTTCTTTATGCCTTGGGTGGACATGATTGTCCAGCCAGCAATCCGATGGTTTGTCGCACTGAAACTGTAGAACGCTACGATCCAGCTACAGATACCTGGACTATGGTAAGATCGCTCAGTTAAGAAAAGACTTCCAGTTAATAACGATTACCGCTTACTATTTTTAGATTTGTTCCCTTGCCTTGGGCCGCGATGCTATTGGATGTGCACTGTTGGGCGATCGTCTGATTGTTGTGGGCGGCTATGATGGCAATCATGCTCTGAAGAATGTGGAGGAATATGATCCGGTGCGCAATGGTTGGAATGAGCTGGCGCCAATGTCATTGCCACGTGCTGGCGCCTGTGTTGTTGCCATACCGAATGTTATACCGCCAGCGGCCCCACAGCCGCCGGCCAACGCTACAGTTTAGTTACacttcaattaattgttgttgctgttgtttgtagTTTGTTATATGAGAAcacacattgctgctgctgctgctgctgctgctgctactattCCTACTACCTTTTTGTGTACGCATTCTGCTACTACTACTGTATGTTTCCCAGTGAGAAGAGTAACAGCGTACGCTATGCTGAGAAGAGTAACAGCGTACGCTATGCTGTTGCTCTTTCTATTCCCGCTAAAGTGTTCCCAGTGTGCACAGCGCAAGCGTAAGAATATTTGCATGCTGCGAGGCTTTCCAAACACATTccttcttattttttttaaacaaacaatatgtTGATATTATGTTTAAATCTCATTTAATGTATGtatcatacatatgtatgtctataATGCCTGATTTGTGTGcttcatataaaaatgcatttatcgTTCACATTACATGTGTGAACATGTCTCTGCATGCTCAACCAGGTGACCAGTGATTGTACTTTGTATGCTAATTAAGACTGCTTTCATTCctaactatttatattaatttttgtttcgGTTTTTAAGACATGTTCATGCATTTGAAGCGCATAATAATCAATAGTGTAATCAACTATTTTATGTAACTGTGCAAAATATGCACTTAAATCATTTCcattaatatgtatgtatgcacatacatatgtatatatatatatatatatttgtgttctatatgtataatgtttacattgcatttatttctaattgtttttattattgtttctttctttttttccgTGCTTtctccttttttattttgtgtactTGTATTTTACGTGTACTCTTtgtagaaaaagaagaagtGGAAGCCAGTTAGATTGGATCCAATCTGCTATAGGCGTCGTAGATCCGTCGAATTTGTCGACTACTTTGCTatgtaatttgcaaaatttcgaaaaacaaactattaaatttaagcataaacaaatcaaaaccaaGTGTAactttgaaatattattttcaactctacaagcatacatacaaatatttatatttttacacaaacaaaaaaatgctattGTAtacactaaatatttattttttgtaataaactatattcatacatatattcgACTTACGCGCTACGTTTGGCAAAAGTGCAACggattaaatgtaaaattgtaaCGAGTCTTGTCTTGGTAACGAGTAAGTTAAGTatcatttgtatatgtatgtatgtacataactGTGTGATtgcatttatacatatatgtatgtatatacgcAGTATGTTAAGAGCAAACAGTGTGTTATCGATAACGTGTTAGCTTAGCAGCTACAAGTATTTTACAGTATCTTGTCGCATGGTCACtctagttttgtttttggtttggtATTATTTAGCACATGTTTAGTATTGACATtgaattaatatatacaattaaattaaaaaaaaaaaaccaaacataaTCCAATTAAGAAACAAACGCACTAAGCGCTGGCGGGCAGTGGACATCAACATGGAAGCGGAGCAGCTAAAACGCCTGGAACGCAAAGAAAGCGCACACATAGCTGAAATTTTagatgaatttaataaaaaggtATGTAAAAGGGATGGGGGCGCAAACAATtactaaacaattaattaatgttaaccGCAGAATGCAGAGCTGCTGGTATTCGATAGCTTCCATACTGACAACCAATGGCATGAGCTGTGGCTGGCCATATTTGGTATACTGGAGGATAAGGAACTGGAAAAAGTGCATGCGTTATGTCTAAATACAGTTCGAATTTTGACGCGGGATGAATTTAGTTTGCAGACACATTACATTGAACAGGAGCTGGGAACGCTGCTACAACTGGCACGCCTAGATGCGCAGGCAGATGTGGAGTTACTTCGTCAGCTCAGCGCGCAGCAGGCAGAAATTATAGCTGAGGCCTTAAAGTGTTTATGTAATTTGGTTTATCAAAGCGCAGATTGTCGCAAGCAGTGTTTGCGACAACATGGCCTCGATGCGCTAGTGCAGCGGCTGagtttggccagcagcatgcGCTATCCTACAACGCTGGAGTACTATGATATGAAGCTATTGTTTCTACTCACAGCATTGGAGACCACAGCACGCGTGCGTTTGCAGAATGAGTTGAGTGGCCTAACCTACATGACTAACTGGCTGGATGAAAAGCTTAGTGAGCCCGGACTGCTGCAGAGCaaggaacagcaacaactgttgtGTGAGCTGCTAAAGGTGTTGTTTACGCTGACCAGCACCACGGATAAAAGTCCCAATGAGCAGGAGCTGCAGTGCTTGCAATTGACGCGCGTGCTTCGTGAACTGTTACTTCACTTTGGTGACCAGCCCTCATCGCGTGGCGTGCTAACGCATGCCATTAATCTGCTGACGAACATAAACAGCAGTTGCCTGGTGGAGCTGCTGATAAAGTGCAATCCAGTTGATGCCAGCGATGACGTCAACTGTTTTGAGCAGCGCAATGTGCGTTGCCTACAGTTGTTGCTGGACTATTTGCGTCAAGGActcgcgcagcagcagctggaagcAAGTTCGCCGGAGCTGCTCTCGCCCGTGCTCACTGTGCTGGTTAAGTGTGCGCGCAGCAATCGCATTATGCGACATTATCTACGTAAGCAGATACTGCCGCCTCTCAAGGATGTGAGTCAGCGTCCGGAGCTGGGCACGGAGCTGCGTAATCATCTTTGCCGCTTTCTTACGTTGCCTGCCATGATACTGCGTGATCTTGCCGCCGAACTGATCTTTGTGCTGTGCAAGGAGAATGTAGCACGCATGATTAAGTATACAGGCTATGGCAATGCTGCCGGACTCTTTGCCAAGCGTGGTCTGCTAGACTGTCGGCGTGTGGAAAACACGGATTACTCTTCGGATAGCGAGAATAGCGATACGGAGGaatacaaacaacagcagGCTTGTGTTAATCCTGTGCTTGGCTGTGTGGAGCAGCCTAAGCGTAATCCTTTAGAGGGAATGTCTGAGGAGCAGCAGGAGTATGAAGCCTTACAGCTGGTCAAGCTCTTGGAACAACTGCGTCAGGATGGCGTTGTCCAGCCTGCATTAATCGATAAGGATGGGAAGCCGCAGCCCTTAGAGCATATactgcagctgcaggagcagcGTAAATCCTAAAAACTACAACGTACGATATATTCGTTAAAAACTGCTAATACAATCGTTTGGGGTCTTCCACACAGAGAAAAAAGTACGGAAAACATTCAAATGCATTCACACATTTATCGATAGACAAATTGTATTTAGTATTTCtctttagtatttttaaatgagagtgagagagagcgcagcaagcaCGCAAACAAGCTTgtcattatttaatatttaagcagcaagctcaaccaaaaatcaaatcttaaaactatttatgtgtgtaaacaaaaacattttccaTTCTCCTATATAGAGCTTTATTGTGTTCAATTTGAGAaacattaattgcaattaacattatgtatatatataatgatatatatatatacatatatatatacttatgtatataattgtatatgtaactgtaattatatttgtagttgttgcaacTAATCTAcatttatgcttaataaatcaaaaacttcTCAGTGAACTTTAAAactatgcatttttattttagttttataagaactagcagcaaatttatttataagtataaattaaatcaattgttaataaataatatatttatctgcaaacaaaaaacaagtgacTTATTATTGGCGGGGAAATAGGACAAATTTCATAGTTttttagctcctgctcctccgTTATCCTTCCGATCCAAAAAGGACCTACATTTTCGAGCTCCTGGGCATCGaatctatcgatctgcatACCAGAATATACaggattgcacaaaaaaatttcttgaaaaaatttaCTGGGGGTTGGTCGCAAAATgtggcccaaaaacacaaaatgtcctttttctcGGAAACTGTAAAAATTAcaaggatgtcctttggtgtccaagtagtgctccttgagagctttcagaatatTCCATTCAAAGGAtaaaagtccttacaggagcgagaaaaacagcttttttcgtatacagaaaaaCGTCTATATCTCCCGTATCCttgccaggatcaggacgaaattgATGCCAAACGATTTCTTTTTAAAAGGACTATCAGCTGGGTGAAGGACATCCGGatcgtccttgtagtttccAGAAGGAAACACGGATTTTGTGTTCTTGGGCACTTTGCTCGCGCCCTGTGGCGAAAATTTTCTAAGTTGATGGGTAATTAGATGACCCCATTCTTTTTtgatgcagttcgatagagtCTCGTCCTGTGAGTCCCGGGAAccaaaaatttttgaaatgcgGCAGGATACCGCCGAGATATGGCCACTCTTCTCTAGAGGATTGCCAGTGCTTGGCAGCCCTTGGcggtatgcaacacttttagCAAAACACTTGCAATacaaaaaagtgttgcatactttcaaGATGAAATATTAGCGGAGACAACAACCAGACCCTGTACAATAACATTGCATCCAACGAAAAGATCCGTTGCATACCCCAAAGGGCTGCAAAGCACTGGCAATCCTCTAGAGAAAATGGCCATATCTCGGCCGTATCCTGCcgcatttcaaaaatttttggTTCCCGGGACTCACAGGACGAGactctatcgaactgcatcaAAAAAGAATGGGGTCATCTAATTACCCATCAACTTAGAAAATTTTCGCCACAGGGCGCGAGCAAAGTGGCCAAAAGAACACAAAATCCGTGTTTCCTTCgaaactacaaggacgatCCGGATGTCCTTCACCCAGCTGATAGTCCTTTTAAAAAGGAATCGTTTGACATCAATTTTGTCCTGATCCTGGCAAGGATACGGGAGATATAGACGTTTTTCTGTATACGGAAAATGCTAATTTTCTCCGCCCCTGTAAGGACTTTTATCCTTTGAATGGAatattctgaaagctctcaaggagcactacttggacaccaaaggacatccttgtagtccttacagtttccgagaaaaaggacattttgtgtttttgggccacATTTTGCGACCAaccccctgtaaattttttcaagaaatttttttctgcaatcctggatatcctggtatgcagatcgatagattCGATGCCCAGAAGCTCGAAAATGTAGGTCCTTTTTGGATCGGAAGGATAACGGAGGAGCAGGAGATAAAAAACGAACAATTTGCATGGAAAATTTCCATacgaaatgtaaacaaaaaaaagacttaagcaacgaacttgctcaaaatatatttgtgcaatCCAGCATATTCTGGTATGCAATTCGATAGATTTGATAGCCAGGATTTcaaaaatgcatgtcctttttgtATCGGAAGGATAAcggaggagcaggagctaaaaAACGACGCCCAACCACAAGAAGCAACATTTGATTTGTATAAAgaaatagatttatttaaaacatattgtGCTTCGCAAAGGCTTATTAAATGTAGACAGGAGCATTCTGTAGATCCTTTAAGCGGGTGCCGGCGTCTCGGGGGCCTGTTCCTAGAAGCAGAGAAGCACCATAACCAAAAAACCAGAACCAGAATGTTGagccaattgcatttgctgatGGTGGTGCCGTTGATGGTTGCCAGAGTGCTACAGCAGGCGCGCTACTTGGGGGCGGTATGAGCGAGCGGGAGGAGAGGAGAAGAATATATGTGCagaatacaaaagcaaacctaaaaacttaaaattaaataagtgtgtggagttttttttttgtaatttaatttaatttacattaaaaaatagaatttgtaattaatgaaatatataataaataattcaacaaaatgttCAGATGTTTGGCTGTTGTATTGAATCCTTGAAGtgaattattcatttttgtttttctactGTTTCTGATAAAGCtgatagttgttgttgttgctgttgttgttttgctttggagacatacacatatatatatttatatatttcgtaTATAGGTAGTTATAGACTTTtggtgttttctttttatat is part of the Drosophila busckii strain San Diego stock center, stock number 13000-0081.31 chromosome X, ASM1175060v1, whole genome shotgun sequence genome and encodes:
- the LOC108605081 gene encoding conserved regulator of innate immunity protein 3 yields the protein MSQLLKLSKLAPRFCRLMHKTRLLSLSALQLQNLKDEPTPQRVEVLSVPENLSQTQRNLLEFVTAEIIEERRVQLQLEQPYVIDGFTGHFSGSKVELVRETPQERINIFFNVSKSVPRRCDESGDLSPVRSVPKFEVLIRRNDLLLSIFCVYKPAAFGETDGEGDADDVVFEIQDLSLYKNGWNDSCFTIDASLIDDNLQSMLLHVLEEKGITQEFARRLSDMATAHEHALYIEFLENLSKFTVGLPPPLKADN
- the LOC108606944 gene encoding kelch-like protein 5 — protein: MSSVNVNQNQQKESPSRDSTASTSGHISMLAENTLESLSRDYSLVSLNSAGSQDEFFRCRDHADSVLKRMQLYVDSQQLCDVVLIAAIDGKRVPAHRLVLSASSAYFSAMFTGSLRETKEHEVTLGDVNGDALQLLVQYCYTGFIELREDTVETLLATACLLQLNSVVTACCNFLARQLHPSNCLGFAFFAEQQSCTTLLRLAQAYTCQYFMQVCQNQEFFQLNSDQLSKLLSSDDLNVPSEQDVFHSLMTWVRHDAPAREQHIPELLALVRLPLLQPAFIMDHVETVSSAAECQQLVMEAFKWHLMPERRSRIATERTTPRKSTVGRLLAVGGMDAHKGAICIEIYCPRLDKWTPWKHMTGRRLQFGAAVMEDKLILVGGRDGLKTLNTVESLDLNTMAWAPLNPMATPRHGLGVAVLEGPLYAVGGHDGWSYLNTVERWDPVARTWSYVAPMSSMRSTAGVAVLSGRLYAVGGRDGSVCHRSIECYDPHTNKWTLLAPMNRRRGGVGVTVANGFLYALGGHDCPASNPMVCRTETVERYDPATDTWTMICSLALGRDAIGCALLGDRLIVVGGYDGNHALKNVEEYDPVRNGWNELAPMSLPRAGACVVAIPNVIPPAAPQPPANATKKKKWKPVRLDPICYRRRRSVEFVDYFAM
- the LOC108605637 gene encoding synembryn; translation: MEAEQLKRLERKESAHIAEILDEFNKKNAELLVFDSFHTDNQWHELWLAIFGILEDKELEKVHALCLNTVRILTRDEFSLQTHYIEQELGTLLQLARLDAQADVELLRQLSAQQAEIIAEALKCLCNLVYQSADCRKQCLRQHGLDALVQRLSLASSMRYPTTLEYYDMKLLFLLTALETTARVRLQNELSGLTYMTNWLDEKLSEPGLLQSKEQQQLLCELLKVLFTLTSTTDKSPNEQELQCLQLTRVLRELLLHFGDQPSSRGVLTHAINLLTNINSSCLVELLIKCNPVDASDDVNCFEQRNVRCLQLLLDYLRQGLAQQQLEASSPELLSPVLTVLVKCARSNRIMRHYLRKQILPPLKDVSQRPELGTELRNHLCRFLTLPAMILRDLAAELIFVLCKENVARMIKYTGYGNAAGLFAKRGLLDCRRVENTDYSSDSENSDTEEYKQQQACVNPVLGCVEQPKRNPLEGMSEEQQEYEALQLVKLLEQLRQDGVVQPALIDKDGKPQPLEHILQLQEQRKS